The genomic window AGTCATAGCCACAATTTATGGCATTCCAACTTAGGCAATCCCCATTTAGACATTTAGAAACATAGCTTTTCATAGTATCGGAGTGACTTTCGCTCGTTTCTTCCATATAGAAGTTGGACGAGGTAGTATCACACCATGTTTCTCGAAGTTTTTAAGAAACATGCATACCTCGCACAGCGTAAATCGTTACCTCCCGCTGAGGGTCCCCGTAGTCCTCCTTGAGCTATCATTCAAGCAACCCAGCTTTCATCCTTATCTATGAATTTTCATCTTGCCATTCAGTCGTGCCTTGATAACTAGACAACTTACGGCTTTTCCAACATGCTACACTCCCCGCTTAGTTTCCCTTACGGATAAGTTGGCTGATGATAGGGTGAAGTTTGTGATATTTCCCTACTGCTTTGCTAGAGCAGATTTTCTAAATGCCCTTATGGGCGCACAACCTCGCGTGGGTGGACAATAGAACTATTAAGGCTACCAATAAACACCGATTGCTTGTGTAAAATTTGGTTCTTAGTGTTTAGATACAGACATACGAAATGTTCCTGATTTAGGAAGCGCATTTCATCCATTAAATAATTTGCTGCATCCTCCGGTGAACGAATCGTATATCGTTCATCATAGCGCAAGCGATTAATTCGTCGCCCAATTTCAATGGCTGCTAGTATTTGTATCGCCTTCGCTTCACCAACACCTTTGATAGATGTTATTTCTTCGAGTGTGGCATCCTTTAATAGTCTTAAGCCTTCGAACGATCTAAGAAGGCGGTTTGAGACCGAAAGCACTGACTCGTTTTTCGTTCCTGTTCGTAATAGTATGGCAAGTAATTCTTGATTTGATAAACTTTGGGGACCTTCTTGTATAAAGCGCTCACGAGGACGTTCTTGCTTAGGAAAATCTCGGATCAACACAGTCGTATTGTTTTGCATTGTTTTTTGTTGCATTTCATTTTTCTCCTCTCACTTCTGTGGGTCAATAATACGGGGGATGTGCAAGGTGTCAGCCGTACTGCACGTCACTTCGGCATGTGAGCGCGCAGTATCCAGCTGTTTGTTGTAGGATGCAAGTTATATGGTATGTGCACAGGCGTGTTGCACGCATTTAGAGGGGATGCACCAGTTCATCCGGGGGATATGCCAATTGCCGTCCGCTAAATAGGTGCAGCTTAAGCAAGTTATGGGGCAAGCAAATTCTCGATGCTGCTGCGGAAATTTCATCTTGGTTTTTTGAGAATATTTTAGCTGAGCATGTGTGAATTCGTAACATTTATGCGTAACCGCATTCTAGCTGGAAATGTTTAAATTAAACTTTTTAAGCTCATAACCTAGATACTCAGCAGCAGTGGCACAAATATTAATAGGCAGGCAATATATCTCGATGTTTTAGTTCACGCGAAAGGCGCGAAACAGGTAACCCAACCACCGCAAAATAATCACCCTCTATTTTCTGTACTAGTGTGGCACCTAGCTTTTGAATACCGTATGCACCTGCTTTATCAAACGGTTCACGAGAATCAATGTACGCATGAATTTCCTCGTCTGATAGCTCCCAAAATGTCACAGAGGTTTGTACAAAAAAACGGCTAGTCTCACCATTGTGTACAATGGCCACACCCGTGAAAACATCGTGTGTGCGTCCTGATAACGAACGTAGCATGCGATAGGCATCCTGTGAATCAGCAGGTTTTCCTAGTACTTCCCCATCTAACACAACGACAGTATCAGATCCTATAACGCACGATGCTGAATAATTTTGAGCAACATCCTCTGCTTTTTGCTGTGCCAGTGCCATTACAAGCTCACCTGGTGATAAAGCCGGGTCCATCACTTCCTCTAATGTACTAGGATGAACTGTAAATGAGTATCCTATGTTGCTTAATAGTTCTTTTCGACGTGGTGAGGCAGATGCCAAAATAATCTCAGTCATGTTCTTACATCCTTTCAACGTATGGAAATATTTCAAAGAAAGATACACACCCATATCGTAACAAAAGTATTTTTTAACTACAATTTACAAAAAATGAATTTTAGCGTAGTTTTCTCGATGTCATTATATATTACATAGTGTCTGTTATGAGTCGGAACGGTATGTAAAGCAATGATTTTATAAAAAAGAAAAGAAGCACATTGTATGCTTCTTTTCTTAATTGCTTGTAAAATTAAAAATTAGTATTTTTTTCAGTCGTTTCTAACCAGTTAATATACGCTCCAAATGCCTGTAATGTTTGTGTTTGTAAGCGCCACTTATCTGCACTACTACTTAATACATTCACAGCCTGCTTTGTGTAATCAACAAATTGAGTAAGAGATGGATTTTGAATATTTGCAGGCACTTGAATATTAGCGGCTAACCTTTGAAGCTCTTCTATGTCCGTAGGTGAGGCGGAAATGGATAGAAGCTGTGAGCTCACACCTATAAGCTTCGTTAGTAACTCCTTTGTTTTTCTTGCGGTAAGCTCTTCTTCAGCAGATAAAGAAAGGGTAGCGCCTTGTACGGTGTAATCTTTAACATATATATCAGGTAATAAGTACTCATAAGCATCCGCAAGTTGTTTGCCAGCCGCCTTCGCGTCGGCGATGCCTGTGAATAATAGAATAGGGTCATTACCATGTAATAAAACTGGTAAGCCAGCATTTTCAAGCTTATCTGTTATCGGCTTACTTGATTCTAGTGAGGAAAAAGCACCTGCCTGTACAACCGTAACCGTCAGAGGATCCCACACTACTGGTACAGTGGCAGCTGGTGTATTATTGCTTCCCGCTCCCGATTGAGCAGGCTGCTCTTCTAGTTCTACCTTTTCTCCCGTATCATCGAGCATGTTCGCTGCAGGTAGTTCCTCACCATCTCCAGTTATGGATAGTAAATTGAATAGTAAAATACTAAACCCTGTACCGACAATAATAGCAAACACACTAGCAAAGATAAAATTACGAAATGAGTTTGATTGAAACCCTGGCTTTTTTCGTGAAGATTTCTTTCTAGGTAATGATGTGCCTCGTAAATCCTCTATCCCGATACTCTCTGTCGTTTTGTGAGACTTTGAATCTGTTGAATTTGATAATTCAGCCCAAATGTCATCATCTTTATTAGAACTTTCCACACTAGCAGCCATTTCCTCCATCGCCAACATAGGCTCACGACTATTGCTTTCGTGCTTTTTGTCTTCAGTGTATATCTTTTCTTTCCCGTTAATTTTAATAGAGATCTGTCGCGATTGGTTGTCCATTTTAATCACCTTCCTTACTGCTAGTCTATGATTGTACAACCCATCCTAGCACAGAAGATAAAAAAAATAACAAGACATTTGTCGTCTTGTTACGATGATTATTCGACATTTTCAATAAGATTAATAGATAAGGATTCGACAGGCGTACCAGTTGATTCAGTACATATTTGCTTTGTCGTCCCTTTTAAACACACAGCATATTCAATATCGTTGCCATTTTTTGATATAGTTACAAACGAGTTCTCATTAGATGATGGAATGACATTTTGTGTAAAAGGATCTTGAATTGGATCAAGATAGCCGCCTTCTACTAAATCCTTATATGTTAGTGTTTGAGCCTCGTCCTCAATAAACACCTGCTGTGCACGCTCATGCATCGTAGCTGCTTCATACATCGCATACGCGTTGGCAACGAAGGCTTGCTCTTTCACTCGCTCAATGATTTTCCCAATGGACGGGACAGCTATTGCCGAAATAATTCCGAGAATAACAATGACAGCTAACAATTCAATTAATGTTAAACCTTGTGAGGAGCGAAGCATATTGAATTTTTGCTTAGTCATTCGTATCACTCTCTTTTTTCTTATCCATATCGATGAAGTTCGCTAACGGATTATTTTTTTCACTTGGTGCTGGCACTTCTATGATTGGCACTTCATCCTGCAAGTCCTCTAATGTAGGATGATAGAATGTCGAGACAGTAACAGAGTATGCTAGCATGTTATCTGCCTCATCTACAAAGCTAGTTGTTTCCTCTGGACCATTAAATGATAAAACATCAATTTGTGTAATGCGTTGTTCCTGTTCAAGTGATTTTAGAAACGTCTGCATTGCATAGTAATCCGGTGATTTGACGGATAAGTTAACGGTTATCTTTTTCATTCCTTCTGGTAGCAGTGACTCTGGTTCTGCAGTTTCTGCTTCTGGTTCTGTTTCAGTCTGGTCGTTATGAACTAATTCTTTTTCCTCTTTACGAAATTGTTCATATTCATCTAGTACTGATAAATTTACTTCTTCGTTCGTATTAAAGCTCATATTCACAATAAAACTATCAGATACTACCTCTGCTTTTTCAATATGTAAAATAAATTGATCAAGAAGTGGTTTGACTGGTACTTTTCTTTGAAGCTCGAGTGTACTCGAATACGTCTGCTGCTGAGCCTGTGACACTTTCGATTGCACAACTTCCAAAAGCTGTTTTTCAAGCTTAAGATCATTTTCCTTTTGTTGAACTTGTTGTTGCAGTGGCGCTATAAATTGTAGCCGTAAATAGAAAAAGGTAGCACCAAGCAAAGCTAATACAACAAAAGTGTATAAAATCAATTTTTTTGAGAAGGTTATTGTCATGATGTCTCCTCCTCATTATGCTGCAATGCATTGATAAATAATTGATTTAACGTTATTTGATACGTTGCAATATATCGTGGCATCAGCTCAAACTCATCGAGCCCTGATTGTGTCGCTTCCTCTATTTGTTTAGTGGTGATACTATTTAAGTTTACGTCGGTAACCCATTCTGATTGCTGCAAATTATGAAGATAATACGCAGACTCTCTACTAGTATCAAATTGCGTTGTAATATTTACGTTTCCGTTTTCTCCTAAGCTAAAAGACAGCAAAAAACCTCTATCCGGCAAAAGTCCCGAAACATGAGCTAAAATAGGTACAACATCAATCGGATATTTTTCCATCCATGCTACTGTCTGCTCTAGCTGAGAAAGCGAAGAAGTTGAAGTGCTATCAAGTATCTTTTGTTCTTCAATCGCTCGTGTAGCTTTTGTTAATTGTAGCTCGTTTGAAACAGTAAGAAGCTCTCGATTGGCTTGTTGATATTGCAAAAGCCACACAATAGTTAGTGACATAACAAGCAGCACAATACTTCCTGCAACTATGAATGGCGCAATATTTCTCGGTTCCTTTTCTGGAAGTAAATTTATTTCAACAAGCATAGCTACACCTCTTTTAATGCGAGACCTAACGGTACATGGTATTGCCCTGGTAGTTCTTGATTGTTTGCTGTGATAATAGAAATGTTCGCTCCATCAATAGATGTAACGGGTATATTAAATCGTGTTATTAATTCGTCTTTTATAATGTTAATCTCGGGATGTTCACCAGTTAAAATGATCCTGTTTACACTTTTTTGACCATGA from Bacillus sp. HMF5848 includes these protein-coding regions:
- a CDS encoding nucleoside triphosphate pyrophosphatase — its product is MTEIILASASPRRKELLSNIGYSFTVHPSTLEEVMDPALSPGELVMALAQQKAEDVAQNYSASCVIGSDTVVVLDGEVLGKPADSQDAYRMLRSLSGRTHDVFTGVAIVHNGETSRFFVQTSVTFWELSDEEIHAYIDSREPFDKAGAYGIQKLGATLVQKIEGDYFAVVGLPVSRLSRELKHRDILPAY
- a CDS encoding type II secretion system protein translates to MTKQKFNMLRSSQGLTLIELLAVIVILGIISAIAVPSIGKIIERVKEQAFVANAYAMYEAATMHERAQQVFIEDEAQTLTYKDLVEGGYLDPIQDPFTQNVIPSSNENSFVTISKNGNDIEYAVCLKGTTKQICTESTGTPVESLSINLIENVE
- a CDS encoding pilus assembly protein PilO codes for the protein MTITFSKKLILYTFVVLALLGATFFYLRLQFIAPLQQQVQQKENDLKLEKQLLEVVQSKVSQAQQQTYSSTLELQRKVPVKPLLDQFILHIEKAEVVSDSFIVNMSFNTNEEVNLSVLDEYEQFRKEEKELVHNDQTETEPEAETAEPESLLPEGMKKITVNLSVKSPDYYAMQTFLKSLEQEQRITQIDVLSFNGPEETTSFVDEADNMLAYSVTVSTFYHPTLEDLQDEVPIIEVPAPSEKNNPLANFIDMDKKKESDTND
- a CDS encoding PilN domain-containing protein yields the protein MLVEINLLPEKEPRNIAPFIVAGSIVLLVMSLTIVWLLQYQQANRELLTVSNELQLTKATRAIEEQKILDSTSTSSLSQLEQTVAWMEKYPIDVVPILAHVSGLLPDRGFLLSFSLGENGNVNITTQFDTSRESAYYLHNLQQSEWVTDVNLNSITTKQIEEATQSGLDEFELMPRYIATYQITLNQLFINALQHNEEETS